The genomic window GTGATAAGCCTAAACGCGGATAACGTGCAGGCCCGCCAGCCAATCCTTGCAGGTCCATAGCTCTCTTAACGATTTGTACATATTTGCCTGAGCCTTCTAAGAATGAGCAAAGCGGAAGAATACGATCATTAATTTCCCATGCTTTTTCAATTTCTCCATTTTGGAAATGGTTGTACATATCTGTTACAAGCTTAGGAACGATATTCCCAGCAACTGAAATCCAGCCTGTTGCGCCAACAAAATAAGATTCCATAACAAGCTCTTCTGCTCCGCAGAACACTTCGAAATCACCTTTTCCTTGTCTAGCAAGGTCTCTTACTTTGCCAATTTCTCCACTTGATTCTTTAATATGTGTAACGTTTTTGCATTCTCTTCCGATTTGCAGCATTAATTCCGTGCTCATATTCACACCAGAAGTGAATGGATTGTTATAAAGCATGATAGGAATATTAACAGCATCTGAGACTTCTTTGAAATGGTAGTAGATTTCATTTTCCTTTGGCTTCATATAATATGGATTAATAATTAAGGCACCGGCAGCACCATGTGCTTCTGCCTGCTTCGTATATTCGATCGTTTCTTTTGTTGTTTCTGCTGCAGTTCCTACGATAACCGGGATACGCCCGTTAACCTCTTTTAATACTGTTTCTACCATTTGAAACTTCTCTTCTTTTGACAAGCTTACAAATTCTCCAGTACTTCCGTTAATAACAAGACCTGAAACACCTTGGTCAACGAAGTAGTTCACATTATTTTTTACTCCGCCCCAGTCAATTTCCTGTGCCTCTGTCATTGGTGTAATTAATACTGGGTAAGCTCCTCTAATTGTTGTCATGTTTAATTTCCTCCT from Bacillus sp. DTU_2020_1000418_1_SI_GHA_SEK_038 includes these protein-coding regions:
- the dapA gene encoding 4-hydroxy-tetrahydrodipicolinate synthase; translated protein: MTTIRGAYPVLITPMTEAQEIDWGGVKNNVNYFVDQGVSGLVINGSTGEFVSLSKEEKFQMVETVLKEVNGRIPVIVGTAAETTKETIEYTKQAEAHGAAGALIINPYYMKPKENEIYYHFKEVSDAVNIPIMLYNNPFTSGVNMSTELMLQIGRECKNVTHIKESSGEIGKVRDLARQGKGDFEVFCGAEELVMESYFVGATGWISVAGNIVPKLVTDMYNHFQNGEIEKAWEINDRILPLCSFLEGSGKYVQIVKRAMDLQGLAGGPARYPRLGLSQEEEQKLKELLASLETIKN